The Devosia sp. 1566 sequence CGCTATTGGGGCTGCCCGATCCCGGTGATCCATTGCGAGGTCTGCGGCACCCTTCCCGTCCCCAAAAAGGACCTGCCGGTAGTGCTCCCCGAGGATGTCACCTTCGACAAACCCGGCAATGCCCTCGATCATCACCCGACCTGGAAGCACGTCCCCTGCCCGCAATGCGGCGGCCCCGCCCGACGCGAAACCGATACCATGGACACCTTCGTGGACAGCTCCTGGTATTATGCGCGCTTCACCGCGCCTCAGGCCGAGACCCCGACCGTCCCTGCCATTGCCAATCGTTGGTTGCCAGTGGATCAGTATATCGGTGGCGTCGAGCACGCGATCCTGCACCTGCTGTATTCGCGCTACTTTACCCGCGCGATGAAGGCGACCGGCCATGTGGGGCTCGATGAGCCGTTCAAGGGCCTCTTCACCCAGGGCATGGTCACCCATGAAACCTATCGTGCCGCGGCGGGCGAATGGGTTGCCCCGGTAGACGTTCTGCTCGAAACCAGCGGCGAAACCCGCTCCGCCACGCATCTCGAAACCGGCGCACCGATCAACATCGGCTCGGTCGAAAAGATGAGCAAATCCAAAAAGAACGTCGTTGATCCCGACGAGATCGTTGCCACCTATGGCGCTGATACTGCGCGCTGGTTCATGCTCTCGGACTCCCCGCCCGAGCGCGACGTGCAGTGGACCGAAGCCGGCGTTGAAGGCGCCAGCCGCTTCCAGCAGCGCATTTGGCGCCTGGTGGGCGATACGGTGGCCCTGTGCGCCCAGTCGCATGACCTGTCCACGGTTGCCGCGGACGAAGAAGCCACCGCCGTGCGCCGTGCCGCCCACCGCGCGGTGCAGCAGGTCGCAGACGACATCGAAGGCCTGCGCTTCAACCGCGCTGTCGCCCAGATCTATGAGCTGACCAATGCTCTCGTACGCTCCTCGGGTCTGGTGTCGGCCGCTCCCGCAGCGCGCCTCGCGGCGCTCGAGGAAGGGGTTGGCTACCTTGTGCAGCTGATCGCCCCGATGATGCCGCACCTGGCAGAAACCTGCTGGCAGGCACTCGGCCGCGACGGTCTCGTGGCCGATGCACCCTGGCCCCAGGTCGATCCGGCGCTCCTCGTGGACAATGACGTGGTCATGCCCATCCAGGTCAACGGCAAGCGGCGTGGTGAAATCACCGTAGCCAAGGGCACCGCCGCCGCCGAGATCGAGCGCATGGTCTTGTCACTCGAAGCGATTGCCCGCATGCTGGAGGGCAAGACACCGCGCAAGATCGTCGTGGTGCCGGACAGGATCGTCAATGTCGTGGTCTAGCCCACTCCGGAGCGCATTGCTCGCTCTTGGCCTTGTCGCTGCTGCGGCCACCCTGGGTGGCTGCAGCTTCTCGCCGGTCTATGGGCAAGCCAATGCGGCGCGGGTCGAGCAGTTTGCCCTGAGCTTCGCCAAGCCGGGCAACCGGCTCGAGCAAATCATCTACCAGGAGCTGGCCGAAAGCTTCAGCAATTCAGCCACTGCCACGCCGCGGGAGGCCCGCGTCAGCCTCGCCGTCGGCTACGCCGATGCGGCGCTGTCGCAAACCGGCAGCCCGTTCAAGCCGCTCGAGGTGACCATCACCGGCACCCTTACCGTGGCAGCCCTGCCCGGTGGCAAGCCGATCGTCCTGACCCGCACGGCGACAGCGAGCTTCACCAAGAATGATCAGGTTCTGGCCGATCGCATGGCCGGCACCGAAGCCGCCGAACGCGCGGCCCAGTCGGTCGCCGAGTCGCTGCGTCTCGGGCTCCTGGCCGTCCTGTCGCGCTAGATGAGCGCGCTCAAGGCTCATGAGGTCGCGCGCTATCTAGCTCGTCCGGACCTTCGCGAGGGCATTTTCCTGGTCTACGGACCCGACACCGGGCTCGTTCGCGAAACCGCGCACACCCTGATCCGCCGCCTCAGCGGCGATGATCCCGAAGCCGCCGATGTGATCGTGCTCGACAGCGCCCAGCTCGATGCCGATCCCTCGCTCTTGGTTCTCGAAGCGCGGAGCACGTCGCTCTTTGGCGGCAAGCGCATCATCCGGGTCCGGGGGGCTGGCAAGAACCTCGTCATGGCGCTGACACAGCTGCGAGATGATCCCGGCGGCTCCGCCATCGTTCTCGAAGCCGGCAATCTGGCCCCGCGGGACGCCCTGCGGGGCCTTGTGGAAGCAGCCAAGCTCGGTCGCGCCCTGCCCTGCTATGCCGATACGGACGAGACCCTTTCCGCCCTCATCCGCGAAACCTTCAATGCCCAAGGCATTAGGGCGGATGGTGACGTGGTCTCCACCCTGCTCGAAATCATGGGCAATGATCGTGAAGTCACCCGGCGCGAGCTCGACAAGCTCAGCCTTTATGCTGCGGCGAGCAAGCAGCTGACGCGCGAAGATGTGCTGCGCCTGTGCGCCGACAACGGTGCACTGGTGATCGACGCTATCATCGATGCGACTGCTGGCGGTCATGCCGAGCGTTTGGAACTGACGCTCAATCGAGCTTTGAGCGGCGCCGTCGATCCCCAGCGACTGCTCGCCACGGCGACCATTCACTTCGCCAATCTGCGGCGCTGGCGCACCGAAGTCGACAAGGGCCGCAGTCCGCGCGATGTCTTGGATAGCTTGAAGCCCAAGCCGCATTTCTCGCGCCGCTCGAGCCTGGAGCAGCAGCTGCGGCTTTGGTCCGATACTGCACTAGGCACGGCGCTGGAGCGGCTGCTGCTCGCCACCGGCGAGTCGCGCCGTCGCCCGGCCTTGGCCGAGCCGGTGCTGCGCCGTGCTTTGCTGAGCATCTGCACGGCGGCCGCAAGCCATTAAGGCCTAGTTGCCGGAGCCGGTCAGCCGATGGCAAATGCCGTCGAGTTGTTCCATGGTCTTGTAGCGGATCTCGATCTTGCCGCCCTTGTCGCCATGATTGAGCGACACCGACAGC is a genomic window containing:
- the holA gene encoding DNA polymerase III subunit delta, whose amino-acid sequence is MSALKAHEVARYLARPDLREGIFLVYGPDTGLVRETAHTLIRRLSGDDPEAADVIVLDSAQLDADPSLLVLEARSTSLFGGKRIIRVRGAGKNLVMALTQLRDDPGGSAIVLEAGNLAPRDALRGLVEAAKLGRALPCYADTDETLSALIRETFNAQGIRADGDVVSTLLEIMGNDREVTRRELDKLSLYAAASKQLTREDVLRLCADNGALVIDAIIDATAGGHAERLELTLNRALSGAVDPQRLLATATIHFANLRRWRTEVDKGRSPRDVLDSLKPKPHFSRRSSLEQQLRLWSDTALGTALERLLLATGESRRRPALAEPVLRRALLSICTAAASH